The sequence below is a genomic window from Proteiniborus ethanoligenes.
TTTTATGGGGCTAATATAACTAAAACTGGTAATTGGTTAACATCGTCTATTCTTTATGTAAGTTACAATAGTATTTCTGGAATAGTTATGTTAGCATCTTTATTTCCTATTATAAATAACGAGAAACAGGCTATCAAAGGGGGAATAATGGGGGGAGTTGGACTTGGAATCATGGGCTTATTTATTCTGCTTTCTACCCTTATATTATATACAGATATATACAATATGGAAATACCTATGATAAAAGCCTCTGAGCTTTTAGGGAGCTGGGGACCGATTATGTATTCTACGATATTATGGCTTGCTATGTTTACGACTGCTATTGCTAGTGGCTTTGGCTGTATAAATAGAGTTTCTATGCTAGTGGGTGAAGGGAATTTTTTTATCTCAGCTGTATTTTGTGTATTTGCTGTTCCATTTGCTAAAATAGGTTTTTCTAGCTTAGTATCTACATTATATCCCTTGTTTGGCTATTTGGGACTTTTTATGCTAATATACATTATCCTAAATCAAATTGTTATTACTATAAATATAAATAGAAGGAATTTGTATAGAAAAAAGTGAATTATACTCTTTAGATAGGAGGGATTACTGTGATTGCAAAAGAAGAAAACACTAAAGGTAAAAAACTGATTTGGATAGTACTAACTATTATAATAATTGGTCTATTGTTCTTCAGTAAATCATTGAAGGATAAGGTACAAGACTTATTTAAACAAACAGAAAAATCCTTACAAATAGTTCAAAATACAAATGTTGTTTGGACAAGCAATGGAGAAACACAAGACTATGATGGAATTATAGTAAATTCTGATAATAAAAGCATTAATTCATATAACTTATTAGGCAATAAAATATGGTCAAAGGATATAGGATTGGATGCACCCTTAACTCATTTTGGGGAGAACACCATTTATCTAGTTGATAAAAGCAAGGGAAAAATAATCGCTTTAAATTCTGAAGGAGAAGAGAAATGGGGCTATGATGCTAGACAGTCTATAAATAAAGTTGTTGAAAAAAATGGATTTTTAATAATATATACAAAAGCAGGCGAACAAATAGATCAAATAAATGTTTTAGATGAAAAGGGAGCCTTAATGGCTAATACTATAGTAGACAAGGGAAGGCTTCTATCTAGTAATGTGTCAGCTGATAAAAAGAATTTTGTATTTACTACAATAGACTTATCAGAAAGCAAGGTTAAAACTAGCTTATTATTATATACCATAGAAGGAGAGCTGCTATGGAAGAAAGACTTTTTAGATTGGATTATCTATAATGCTGATTTCATAGACGATGATATGATTATTGTAAGTGACAATAAACTCATGAGCATAAATATGGAGGGAGAAACTCTGTGGAGTAAGGATATTAATAGATTAAAGGATGTTAAAATTGACCTAAGGCAAAAACAAATACATGTGCTCTATGAAAGGGATAAGACTTATATAGAGACATTGGGGACAAATGGAAAGACAAAAGATAAATTAGTATTAGATGAGAGCTATAACCATATATACATGAATAAAAAGGATATATTTTTAATAGGAGGACGTAAACTTATAGGAGTAAATGGAGATAAGATTTTTTTAAGATATATATGTGATGATGAAATAGAAAAAATAAGCTTTATAAAAGGAAATATTTTAATATTTACTAAAGAGAATTTTTTGGTTGGTAAGCTTTATAATAAAAAAGAAGAAACAAACATAGATGAATAAGACATTAAAGGAAGGTGCTGTATGAACTGGGTAGATATAAGTGTTATTATTATTCTGGCAATAAGCTCAATAACTGGATTCTATCAAGGATTTGTTCTATCTGTTTTTAATCTAGCAGGAGTCATATTATCTTATATTATAGCTAGATTGTATTATCCCTTAATAGCTCAGTTTATATTAAATAACCAGAATCTATACGAAAAAATAAGAGGCTTTGTTGATAGAGGAATCTATTCAATATTTGAAGATAAATTAAATACTTTTGAACCTTCACCAATGCTAGAGGGACTTAGGCTTCCCAAACCATTAATAGACAATATATCTAAAAGTCCTCAACTTAATACATACGCATCTGAGTTTTCTGATGCCATGCTAAACACAATGTCTGAGGCTTTAACTCGTATATTTATAGATGTAATAAGCTTAATAATCGCTTTTATCATCGTTAGAATAGGGATGATAGTAATTCTAAGATTTTTAAACATATTTACAGAGCTTCCATTGATAAAGCAATTTAACAAACTACTTGGTTTTAGCTTTGGGTTTATAAAAGGACTATTGATAATACTAATTATTTTTGCTATACTCACACCTATTATATCAATTTCACCTGAGGGGTTCTTATCTAAAGGAGTTTTTGAATCGAATATAGGATACTATTTATACCATAACAATATATTATTAAAGTATTTAAAGGATATTATTTTCTAACATATTTTGCTTTAATCTTATACTAAACTACCCCTGTCTCCTTGACAGGGGTAGTTTATGCATACTATATTTTATTCAACTACTATCTCTACTCTTTCACCGTCTCCACTTTCCACATCTACTATTTTGCCTTCTGCCCCACTTTTAATCATTTCAACTATTTCATTAAAGTCTATGCCGTTAAGGTCAGAATTTTTAAGCTCTGGAGAAACCTTTGTTGCAAACTTTAGGCCCACATCTATTAGTGCTATTGGAACATTTACATTCACCTTTGTATTATCCTCTGGGTCGAACACCTTTATCCTTAGCCATTTAGAAGACTTTGGCATAGGCAAATTTTCTTTTTCCTCTAATGCACTTAAAAGCTCTATTCCGTCTTTTGAGTTTATTTTCCCGTCCTCAATCATTTTTAGTATTTGCATTTTTTCTTCTCTTAAATTATTCAATTTAATGCCCCCTTTATTTTAGATTATTTTTATTGAACCGTTAGAGGTAGAAGCAATTATATGAATCTGATTTTGGATATTCTCACTATTTATGCTATGGGCTAATATTTTTTGCATTCCAGGGCTATGCTGTTTATTTATTTCATATACAAGGTCAGGTATTTGTACATCTAATCTACCCATAGAGGTTTGAGCATCAATGTCATAGGATTTGCTATTATCGTCTATAGATATTTCGATAGAGCTATTTGAAGTGTATGCTTCAAGTTTGCGTAGGCTTGATGTTTCTAAATCACTTATCTTAATACCAGAATTAGATGTCTTGGCAATTACATGCGACGTTACACAGTCTTCTAACCTAATTGATGCATTAGAGCTAGTAAGAGATATTATATTAGATTGAGTATCTGTAACTGAAATTCTACCGTTTCTTGTAGAAGCAACTAGATTTTCGCAGAAAGTATCGTCTACATTTATTGTAGCATTAGAGGTTTCCAACTCTACCTTGTTCGAATGTATATCGTTTATATCAATAGTCCCATTATTAGAGCTAGCTATTATTCTATCAGAATATATTTCTTGGATTCTTACAGAACCATTTGTTGTATCAAGTATAAGCTCCTTTGGAGAAAGCTCTCTTGCTTCTATTCTCCCATTAGTGGTTAATAGATATATTTTCTGAAATTTATTTGATGGAATATACACTTCTAGGCTTGTTCCTATTCCATTATTATATTTAGGCTTAAATAGTAATTTATTATCCTGCTCTACGAGCTCGTATACAGATTGATTTTTATCATATATGGATTTTTTAATAGAACATTTAGCGTTTATGCGTATCATTTCTTCTTCCCAAGAATGTAGTACTATTTTTCCATTTACACCTCGTATTTCTAGAAAAGTAGAGCTATTAAGAGATAAATCTTTATCAATAGTTTCGTTGATGGTTTCATAATTACCTAATAAAAGATTAAAGCCACCGTCGCCAACAAAGCCATCGACCATCTTCAATATTTTTTCTGCAAAAGAAGTGGCGCTTTCAGCTAGATCTTCTCCAACTTTACCCATTTTTTCACCGAAATTCTCTCCAAAGTTTCCCATCTTTTCTCCGAAGCTTTCTCCAAAGGTATCCATTTTTTTACCAAAGTTTTCTCCCCAGTTATCCATTTTATCACCAAAGCTGTCACCAAAACTTTCTAATTTTTCAGCTTTTTTTTCTAGTTTTTCTTCTAGCTTTTCCATTGTTGACTTTTTTGAAGATTTATCAAACTTTGTAGCTGTCCC
It includes:
- a CDS encoding YkvI family membrane protein gives rise to the protein MKNSWRDLTSVYIGTIIGAGFASGQEIIQFFGVFGYKGIIGIIFASLLFSVVGTIVLLQVYRNKLFCYTEYINLLLGNRAGRFFEIIVVSYLFIGYSIMLAGSGAIFYEQFNMSMNAGIYIMTLLCFLTLVFSVKGISFVNRLVVPLLIMGIVLVGSVVVIKEGFIFSNFYGANITKTGNWLTSSILYVSYNSISGIVMLASLFPIINNEKQAIKGGIMGGVGLGIMGLFILLSTLILYTDIYNMEIPMIKASELLGSWGPIMYSTILWLAMFTTAIASGFGCINRVSMLVGEGNFFISAVFCVFAVPFAKIGFSSLVSTLYPLFGYLGLFMLIYIILNQIVITININRRNLYRKK
- a CDS encoding DUF5711 family protein; translation: MIAKEENTKGKKLIWIVLTIIIIGLLFFSKSLKDKVQDLFKQTEKSLQIVQNTNVVWTSNGETQDYDGIIVNSDNKSINSYNLLGNKIWSKDIGLDAPLTHFGENTIYLVDKSKGKIIALNSEGEEKWGYDARQSINKVVEKNGFLIIYTKAGEQIDQINVLDEKGALMANTIVDKGRLLSSNVSADKKNFVFTTIDLSESKVKTSLLLYTIEGELLWKKDFLDWIIYNADFIDDDMIIVSDNKLMSINMEGETLWSKDINRLKDVKIDLRQKQIHVLYERDKTYIETLGTNGKTKDKLVLDESYNHIYMNKKDIFLIGGRKLIGVNGDKIFLRYICDDEIEKISFIKGNILIFTKENFLVGKLYNKKEETNIDE
- a CDS encoding CvpA family protein, whose translation is MNWVDISVIIILAISSITGFYQGFVLSVFNLAGVILSYIIARLYYPLIAQFILNNQNLYEKIRGFVDRGIYSIFEDKLNTFEPSPMLEGLRLPKPLIDNISKSPQLNTYASEFSDAMLNTMSEALTRIFIDVISLIIAFIIVRIGMIVILRFLNIFTELPLIKQFNKLLGFSFGFIKGLLIILIIFAILTPIISISPEGFLSKGVFESNIGYYLYHNNILLKYLKDIIF
- a CDS encoding SHOCT-like domain-containing protein: MNNLREEKMQILKMIEDGKINSKDGIELLSALEEKENLPMPKSSKWLRIKVFDPEDNTKVNVNVPIALIDVGLKFATKVSPELKNSDLNGIDFNEIVEMIKSGAEGKIVDVESGDGERVEIVVE
- a CDS encoding DUF4097 family beta strand repeat-containing protein; the protein is MSEERLMVLTMLQEGKITSEEASRLLKALEELEMEEELEIEDELYNQNKFIADNSIDEEKQENLGNEGTATKFDKSSKKSTMEKLEEKLEKKAEKLESFGDSFGDKMDNWGENFGKKMDTFGESFGEKMGNFGENFGEKMGKVGEDLAESATSFAEKILKMVDGFVGDGGFNLLLGNYETINETIDKDLSLNSSTFLEIRGVNGKIVLHSWEEEMIRINAKCSIKKSIYDKNQSVYELVEQDNKLLFKPKYNNGIGTSLEVYIPSNKFQKIYLLTTNGRIEARELSPKELILDTTNGSVRIQEIYSDRIIASSNNGTIDINDIHSNKVELETSNATINVDDTFCENLVASTRNGRISVTDTQSNIISLTSSNASIRLEDCVTSHVIAKTSNSGIKISDLETSSLRKLEAYTSNSSIEISIDDNSKSYDIDAQTSMGRLDVQIPDLVYEINKQHSPGMQKILAHSINSENIQNQIHIIASTSNGSIKII